One Intestinimonas butyriciproducens genomic window, CCGTGCGGAAGCCGCCGTGATGCTCCAAAGGTTCTGTGAATGGGCCGCCTGACGGAAAAAACAATATCCTGCCGCAGGGTACGGATTTCAGGGCAGAAACAAAAATTGACACACTAAAAAAGTTGGAGGTGGATCGCCTGACTCGGCGGTCCACCTCCAACTTAATAAAAAATATTCCTCAGCGTCCTATTTTGTAGCAAGGGTATCCGTCTTCAGGTCGGGCGCTCATCCCGATAGATGCACCAACTGTCCCTGCCCCGACGCTTGGACTGATAGAGGGCGTGGTCGGCGCGCTGGTAGAGAACCTCAAAGGTCTGTCCATGCGCGGGACAAAGCGAAGCTCCCACGCTGCAGGTAATATGGATCTGGGGGAATTCGGGGATCTGGAGACGGTGGAACTGGAGCCGTAGCCGCTCCAGGTTCCGCTCCACCGCACCCGGGTCCCGGATATCCCGCATAAGGACCATGAATTCGTCGCCCCCCATGCGGCCGATAATATCCCCCTGCCGGAAGTGGCTCTGCAAGATCGCGGCGGCCTGGCGGAGGACTTCATCCCCGACCTGGTGTCCCCAGGTGTCGTTGACATGCTTGAAGTGATCCAGATCCAGCATCAGAAGAGCGCCGTTGCATCCCCCGTCCGCCAGCCAGTCGGTGATGGATTCCCGGGTACCGGCCTGATTCATCAGGCCGGTGAGAGGGTCGCTCTGGGCGCGCCGGAGCAGGGCACGCCGCTCCAGGAAGCTGCTCCTGAGCAGATACCACAGCAGAACTGCCATTCCCACCAGGAAGGCGGCGGTGAGGATCACCTCGTATTGATGGATGAAGCGGTAATCCTCCAGCGCCTGGTCGGTGGAGACGACGTAGCACGTCATCCAGCCGTTCCCCATCCCGGACGGCTCGTAGACCAGATAGCGGAGATCACTGCCGCGGGAGAGAAGAGAGTAGCCGCTTGTTCCGGACTGGAAATCGTCCCTGATCTGCTCCATGGAGTTGCCTGAGTGCACCTCCATACGGCTATAGTACTGAAAAAAGTCGGAATTTTCCTCTATGGAGATCCTGGGGTCAATGGAGACCATGCTGCCCTCTGTGGTGACGATAAAGGAATATCCGGTGCCGGAGTAGGGAAATTGGCTGAGGCTGCCCAGGTCATAGGCGCCGCCCAGCACACCCAGAACGCGGTGGGCGTGATCCCGGACCGGCACGGCCAGCACGACCTTATTGCTGCCGTCCAAAGAGCTCTCCAAGGGATCGCTGACTGCGCGATGCCCTGCCAGCGCCTGCTGGAAATAGGCCCTCTGGCCCACATGGGTGACAGCGTCATCGCTGGAATAGCCGGTGCCATCCGGCGTGATCAGCATCGTACGGGAGAATTCTCCGCCCCGTATGGCGGATTGGAGCAGGTCGAGATTGTCCGAGGCGAGCAGCGACTCCTGCCGCCCCATATGGTCGGCCAGAGATTCGAGCGTGGAAAACTGGATGTCCAGCATGGAACGGAAATGATAGCACTGCCTCTGCACATTGGAGCGCAGGGACTGGAGCGTGTTTTTCTCAATCGCATTGCCGACCTGCCAGAAAAAAAGACCCAAGCAAACGGCCAGATAACAGAGGAAGAGGATCAGAACAGGCAGGTAGCGGATCAGTCCGCGCCGGCGAGCGTCTTTCAAAACAAGCCCTCCCCACATGATGATATGTGCCGCACTTTTCTGATAAGAATTGTCAATATTATACCATATATATCCGCACATGGGAATCGAGATTATCGCAAAGATCATAGAATAATCTACAGAATCCCCGTTTCCGTCGGAGAGGGGGAAGAAAAAAGGAAACGTTGAAATCCAAAGATTTCAACGTTTCCTTTTTTTGTGGAGATAAGCGGGATCGAACAGCTGACCTCTTGAATGCCATTCAAGCGCTCTCCCGATACAAGCGTGTACATACCCCTCTAAACCGGGTCAAAAGAGCGCTTCAATATGCGGGACACCCTACCAAAACCCGAAAACCTATCGGCTCTTTTCTTGAAACTCATTATAGCCGTGGCAAGCCCGCATATCAAGCAAATATTCTTTGATGGGGAGAGGGTCTGCATGATAATTTGCTTTAAGCGTTCCAAAATGATTTTGGCCACGATTGTTGTACTTTTGATTATTCCAGCGATCATGGCCGTTTCCAAACATATATGTCCCGAAGATACCGCAAAGGCTGTCTCAACGGTTTTTGAAAATCAGGCAACGAGCGATAAAGCGCTGGTCTATCTGTTCATGGATAGAATACAGGAGCAGAGCGACGAGTTCTATGCGCCCTACTATACCATTAGTTCTACCATCGCTTATTATTTCGCATCTGTAAAAGAAGTGAGAGAGGATGGCGCAAACCTTTATATTACATTTTCTACGTTACCATACATCGGCCCCCATGATACGATGGGAGAAGATGAAATTATGTTCCTTATAAATCACTCCGGGGAAATCGCTCCCGCAGGATTAAGACATCTGAGAAACTATCCATTACCGGATAACCTCGCCAATATAGCGCGAGGGCCGCTGCCCCCAATCACAAATGATTAGGTAGGTTTCCGCCGCCTGGAAAAGGAAGAGATCGTCTCTCTCATTCTGCCCAATCTTCGCCCGTTCAAAAAACATCTCCTGGGCGTTCGCACTGCTGCTGCAAATTTGCAGTTGAATTTTACAACAAATTAGGATATACTATTCGCGAAAGGAGCTGATAGCTATGCCAAACATTAAACCCATCTCTGACCTCCGCAATTATACCGAGGTACTGCACGATGTGGCCGTAGGTGCTCCTGTCTTTCTGACAAAGAACGGGCGCGGCAGATACGCCATTGTGGATATGCACGACTATGAAAAGACACAGGCAACCCTCAAGCTGATGAATGAACTTGCCAAGGGCCGCAAGTCCGGCGAGGAAAAGGGGTGGTTGACTTTGGAGGCCGTAGAGGAACATCTCGGGATCGCGCATGAATAATTTGTATTTGTCTCCCGAGGCGCAGGACGATCTTTCTGAAATCAAAGCATATATCGCAGAGGATCTGGAAAATCCACAGGCTGCGCTTTCCACGGTTACAAAGATCACTAAGACCATCCGTATGCTGCAAGAGCACGCGCTGATCGGTGTGCCTCTTTCCGCTATCGCTGATGTCAACAGCGATTACCGCTATCTTATCAGCGGCAGCTACATGATCTTTTACCGAGTGACTGGCAAAGACGTTTTCATTGATCGAGTGCTGTATGGCCGTCGCGATTATCTGCGTATCCTGTTCGGTGATATAGCCGAAGATGAAATATCACAATTATAGCATTCTATATTTTTTAGGGGTATGGCTCGGCCGCCTGTATAACAGGCAGCCGAGCCATACCCCTAATTAAAACCATATAAAAAACAAAGAAAAAGCACCAAAACCTCACGATTTCAGTGCTTTTTGGTGGAGATAAGCGGGATCGAACCGCTGACCTCTTGAATGCCATTCAAGCGCTCTCCCAGCTGAGCTATACCCCCGAACCGCTGTCTATACGGACCAATGACCCGTGACAGCGAAATATATTTTAATATATCAAAAGAAAAATGTCAATACAAAATTTCCTGCCTGCCGAAATTTTTTAAAGGATGTCTCAGAGGCAGGCCATGTCCGACCGCTGAGGGGCTCCGGGTGAACGACAATATCACTCTTTGGCCGCGGGCGTTTCTCCGATATATACCTGAGGTTCCATATTGACCTTGATACGGTACTTTTTCAGCTTGTATTGCAAGGTCCGGCGGGAGACCCCAAGCTGCTCGGCGGCCAGGCTCCGATTGCCGCCGCTGCGGTAGAGGGCGGACACGATGTCGTTCAGCTCCTTCTCTTCCGACTGGGAGAGTGACAGGCTGCTGACTTTGGGTTTGCGGTCAAGCCGGCTCAAATTGGCGTCGGCTCCGAACATCTCCGGCGGAATGGTGTGTATCTCTCCGGAAAAATCGCTGCTGGTAATGACCAACCGCTCGATGAAGTTTTTCAGCTCCCGGACATTGCCGGGCCAGTCATAATGCTCCAGCGTCTGGTAGGCGGTGGGGGAGAGGGTCTTGGTTTTCCCATATCGCTTGAAGGCGCGGGAAAGAAAGTGCTTGCACAGCGGAATGATATCTCCTGTGCGCTCCCGCAGGGGAGGAATGGTCAGCGGCATGACGTTCAGACGGTAATAGAGGTCCACCCGGAAGGCGCCGTCCTGGATGCAGGTGGTCAGGTCGGCATTCGTGGCGGCGATGATACGGAAGTCGATGTTTTTCCCCTTCAGAGCGCCGATCCGCTTCACCTGCTGGGTCTCCAGTACGCGGAGCAGCTTGCCCTGGAGCGCCAAGGGCATAGAGTTTATCTCGTCCAGAAAAAGGGTCCCGCCGTCGGCGATCTCGATGAGGCCCCGCTTGCCGGAGGCGTTTGCGCCGGTAAAAGCCCCTTTCTCATAACCGAAGAGCTCGGCTTCCAGCAGATGCTCCGGCAGGGAAGCACAGTCCACGACCACCATGTCGCTCTCCCAGCGGGAGCTGTTGTTGTGGATGAAATTGGCCAGGACCTCCTTGCCGGTACCGGATTCACCCGTGATCAGAACGGGAACATCCGTGGCGGCGATCACTTTTGCGGTGTCGAGCAGCCGCTGCATCTCCCCGCTGCCGTAAATGACCTGCGCCTGATACTTCTTGGAGGAGCTCATATCGTAGGTGATGTTGGACTCCCGCTGGGCAGTGTTGTACTTGGTATGAAAATCGTTGAGATCCACAAAGGTGCTGACGACATTGGCAATATTTCCAAATTCATCAAGGATGGGAATGGCGGTGACCAGCTTGTCGTAGCTGCTGTCATCACGGCCGTGATAGGTGTGCTGGATGGCGGTGGCCGGCCTCTTGGTCTTTACCGCCTTGTCGAACAGACAGATGTTGCTCACCTTGGAGCGATAGATGTCGTAGGTGTTGAAGTGCTGGAAGTCCTCGTACGTGTAATAGCTGAATTTGAGATGGGTCGCGTTGACAAACTGAACCCAGCCATCCTTGTCGTAGACCACAATGCCGACATCTACATTGTCCAGCAGGCTCTTGTCAAAAGAGAACGGCAATTGGAGGCACCCCCTTTTCAGAATTGCGGCGAATGACACGGCACTACCCAAAAGTATACGAGCAGATGTGGTTAAAATCAACAAAAACTTTATTTGCAGTGAGACGGAACATGGAATAAATTTAATTTTTGCGCAGAAGGTGCAAGAATTGGCTGCACTTACTGCGCAAAGAAAGAGACTGCCAAGAAAAAACGGTTGCGCATTGTGTGCAATTCAAAGAAAAAAGCGTCAATAAATGGAGGGAAATGGGTTAAATTTTGGGAAAAAACGGCAAAAAAGGGGCAAAATAAACTAAAACAGCAATAATAAAGTTGGCATGAGTTTTGCAGTAAGAAAAAGACAGAGGGGACACGCCTGTGAAAGACGGCGCGGCCCTGCGAAGGGAGGAGGAGGAGAGGCACCCTGTCGGAAATGTATGACCCCAAGAAAGAGAGCATGGAAAAGAGATTTTGGAAAGGAAGTGTAGGTAATATGTCTATCCAGGAAAGCAAGGCAGAAAAAATGCTGGGCATCTTTTTTGTCGTCTTGGGTATTCTGCTGGTTGTCGCCATCATTCCCTGGCAGATCGCGGCCGTTGAAACAGAGTGGTACAATGCCCCCCGGTTTTTCCCCTATGTGATTTCCGGGCTCATGATTTTGCTGGGTGTTCTCCTGTCCTGGTCTGGAGCAAAAAAGAAAAACATGGAGGGGCAAGAGACATACAGTATCTCCAAGAACGGGCTGATGTCCGTAGTTGTCACGCTGCTCCTGATCTGCATCTATGTGGGCGCGCTCCATTTCATCCCCTATCTGCCCTGCACCATCGTGGCACTAGGGGCGCTGATGTGGTTCTTTGGCCAGCGGGATCTCCGCAAGCTCATCCCCATTGCGGTCATTCTGCCCGTCATTGTCTACTTCGGATTCACCGAGCTGCTCAAGCTGAGACTGCCGTAAGAAGGGAGGAACCACATCTATTATGGATCTATTTGCACTAATGGGCCAGGCATTCCTTTCGGTCCTTGCCCCGGAAAACCTGCTCTACTTGGTGGGCGGTGTTATCATTGGCCTGATCATGGGCGCCATTCCTGGCCTTACCGCTACCATGGCCATCGCCCTGATCATTCCGTTTACGTATTATCTCACCCCCACCCAGTCCCTCATCATGCTGCTGGCCGCCTATAACGCCGGCACCTTCGGCGGCTCTATGTCGGCCATCCTCATCGGCACCCCCGGTACCCCTGCCGCCGCCGCCACCGTGGCCGACGGCTATGCACTGGGGAAACAGGGGAAAGCGGGGAAGGCCATTAAGACGGCGCTTTTCTCTTCGGCTTTCGGATGCCTCTTCTCCAGCATCGTGCTGATGTTCGTGGCCCAGCCCATCGCCAAATATGCCCTGAACTTCGGTCCTGCTGAGTATACGATTCTGATGCTCTTCGCTCTCACGATTATCGCTTCGGCGGCGGGCAAGTCAATGATCAAGGGCCTGCTGGGCGGCTGTCTGGGCCTCCTCTTCGGTTGCATCGGCCTGGATCAGGGTTTTACCACGCCTCGCCTGACCTTCGGTATTCTGAAGCTGACCTCCGGCGTTGACCTGGTGGTCATGATGATCGGTATTTTGGCTATGTCCCAGATCCTCCACTCCGTGGAGAGCACCGGACTGGGCAACGCCCGACCCAACCTGCCGCCCCCCGCCTGTAAAGATGACGATCGTATGACCCTGAAGGAGGCAAAATCCTTCCTGCCCCACTGGCTGCGGTCCTCCGCGCTGGGCTGCGGCATTGGCGCCCTGCCGGGCCTTGGGCCCGCGCTGGCCTGCTACATCGGCTATGACGTGGGCAAAAAGTTCTCCAAGCATCCCGAGAAATTCGGAAAGGGTTCTACCGAGGGCGTGGCCTGTTCCGAGTCGGCCAACAACGCCGTCTGCGGCGCCAACATGATTCCTCTGCTGGCATTGGGCGTCCCCGGTGATACCGGCGCCGCCATCCTCATGGGCGCGTTCATGGTGCAGGGTTTGACGCCGGGCCCCCTGGTATTCATGGAATCTCCCGACACGGTGTATAACGTCTACGCCGGACTGATCCTCTGCAATATCGCGCTGGTGGTGGTTGCACTGCTGACATGGCGCGGGTTCAAGGCGATCTGCTCCGTGAGCACCTCCATCATTTTCCCCTGTGTCTGCCTGTTCTGTGTGGTGGGCGTGTATGCCCTGAGCAGCAGCCTGGTGGATGTGTGGGTCATGCTGTTCTTCTCCGTGGTAGGCTATATCCTCACGAAGTTCAAGTTCCCGCTGCCCACTGTGATCATCGGCTTTATCCTCTCGCCCCTCTTTGAGAAAAACTTCCGTCGGGCTCTGGTCCTTGGCCATGGCGACCCCGCCATGTTCTTCTCCTCTCCTCTGTGCATTGCCTTCTGGGCGGTCACCATCGTTGCCGTGGTCCTGATCCTCCGTGGCAAGCGGAAGGACAAGAATCTCCAGGACGGCCTGTAAGCCGGCGAAGACAGAATGAAGTTATTTTTGACCGTAAGGGAGAATCATTGATGAAAAGCAAAAAACTCATTATCACCGCGGCACTCTGCGGGGCGGGCACCATGAAATCCCAGACGCCCTATGTGCCCGTCACACCCGAGGAGATCGCCGCCGACGCTGTGGCCTGCGCCAAGGCCGGCGCCTCCGTCATCCACATCCACGTCCGGGACGACGAGGGCAAGAATACCATGGAGACCGAGCGCTTCTGCCACGTGGTCAACCTGGTCCGGGAGGAGCTGGCCAAGGCCAATCTGGACGCCGTCCTCAACCTCACCTCCTCCGGCTCCAAGTTCTCCGAGGATATGCGCCTTGCCCACCTGCCCATCCTCAAGCCGGAGATGTGCTCCTACGACCCCGGCTCCATGAACTGGGCCAACAGCTACATCTTTGCCAACAGCCCCTCCTTCCTGGAGCGCCTGGGCACCCTCTGCCAGAAGGAGGCCATCAAGCCTGAGTGCGAGGTCTTTGACGGCGGCATGATGGGCAACATCGAATATTACATGAAGAAGGGCTTTTTGAGCTCACCCATCCACTATCAATTCGTGCTGGGCGTGTCGGGCGGCATGCCGGGCAACGCCGACTCGCTGGCCTATCTGCTGCCCAAGATGCTCCCCGGCTCCACCTGGTCCATCACGGGCATCGGCAGGGACCATCTGCCCTGCATGCTACTGGGCCTGGCCGAGGGCTGCGACGGCCTGCGGGTGGGTCTGGAGGACAATATCTTCCTGGAGAAGGGCGTCCTGGCCACCAACGCGCAGCTGGTGGAGCGGGCCTGCAAACTGGTGGAGCTGGCCGGCCGCACCATCGCCACCGCCGCCGACGCCCGGGAGCTTCTGGGTCTGACGAAACATGTCTGAGGAGGGACCGGTCATGATACAGCGAATCGCCGTGATGGGCGCGGGATCTCTGGGCACGATCCTGGGGGCTTATCTCTCAAAGGCCGGCAGGGACGTGGTGCTGATCGACGCCTATCAAGCGCATGTGGACGCCCTGAATCAAAACGGCGCCCATATTACCGGCGCGGTGGAGATGACGGTGCCCGTGAAGGCCATTACCCCGGAGCAGATGGAAGGGCAATATGACCTGTTCTTCTATCTGGCTAAGCAGACCTACAATGATGTGGCCATTCCTCAAATGATGGCCCATATGGGCGAGGGGAGCGTCATCTGTACGGGACAGAACGGACTGCCGGAACGGGCGGTCAGCAAGGCGGTGGGGGTCCACAGGACCCTCGGTTCCCCCGTGGGATGGGGCGCCACTTTCATGGGGCCCGGCTGCTCCGCCCTCACCTCCACCTCGCAAGCCTTCTATCTGGGGACACTGGATGGACAGATCACAGAGAAGCTTCTGGAGGTCAAATCCATTCTGGAGGATATGTGCCCGGTCCATGTGTCGGAGAACCTGATGGGTTACCGCTGGACCAAGCTGCTGGTCAACTGCACCTTCAGCGGACTTTCGGCCAGCTTTGGCTGCACCTTTGGCGATGTGCTGGACGATCCGAGAGCGGTCCGCCTGGCCGTAAAACTGGGTGCGGAGTGCATTGCTGTGGCCAAGGGCTGCGGGGTCAGGATGGAGCCCCACTCTCTGGCGGGAGACTTGGATCAGGTCTTCGTCTGGGGGGATGAGGATACCATCGCCCGATCCGTGGCAGCGGTCCGGAAGGGCTGGGAGCCCCACCGGAAACTGGTGGCCAGCATGGCCCAGGACCTCGCCCATGGACGCAAGTGCGAGATCGACGCCATCAACGGCGTGGCCAGCGAGTCCGGGGTCGACGCCCATGTGCCCACCCCGATCAATGATATGGTGGTCCATGTGGTAAAGGGCATCCAGGACGGGAAATGGAAGGGCTCCTTCGATAACCTGAAATTCTTCGAGGGGCTCTACTAAGGTTTGTTTGAGCATGGTGCATCCGCTTGAACGACGGGGATTCCGATCCCTGAACGGCCAAACCCAAGTCAACGAGGAGGAAAAAGATGCGTTCAGTCAGAGAGATCATTCTCGCCCGCCGGAGCATCAGACGATACCTGCCCACACCGCTCTCCCGCGAGACGGTGGAGGAACTGCTGGAGGCGGGGAGATACGCACCCAGCGGACATAACAAACAGGCATGGCGCTTTACAGCAATTCTGGACCAGAAGCTTTTGCAGGAACTCAACCAACTGGTCAGAGCCGGGTTCGCGGCGCTGGCGCTTGGGGAAGATGCGCCCAAGGAGCTGCGCGACGCCAAGGCGAAAGCGGAGCGGCAGGGAGAGAGTTATCACTTCACCTATGGCGCACCGTGCCTGATCATTGCCTCCAATGACACCTCAGACCCCAACGCCCAGGCTTCCTGTGCCTGTGCGCTGGAAAATATGTTCCTTGTGGCCTGTGAGATGGGGCTGGGCTCCTGCTGGGTCAATCAGCTCCACTGGCTCAGGGACGATTTGAATCTGCGCAAAAAGCTGGCAGAACTGGGCGTTCCGGAAGCGCACACAATTTGTGGCAGCGGTGTGTTTGGCCATCCGGACGGAAAAGTGCCCGGTGCCCCGACCAGAAAGGAGGGGACGTGGAGCATCATCGGGTGAAAAGCCGGCGGTTCTAAAAAGGAAACACAGATAGAAAGTGGATTGAAAGGAAGGAATATCATGAAGAAATCCCTGATCGCGATTCTCCTGGCCCTTGCAATGGCCCTTCCCATGACTGGCTGCAGCAGCAGCGCAAAGAGCACGCCTACCCCCGTCCCTGCAGACACCTCCGCCCCTGCGGATACCACCCCAGCCGACGAGGGCACCACTGCCCCCGAGGGCTATCCTGACGGCCCCATCTCTATGCTGGTAGGCTATACAGCCGGCGGCGGAAGCGACTTGGCTATGCGTACCTTTGACGAATTCCTCTCTCCCCTGATCGGCGAGCCTCTCACGGTCAGCAACCTCCCCGGCGGAGGCGCCACCGTGGCCGTGGCTCAGCTGCAAAACAGCAAAGCCGATGGCCAGACCATCGGCTTGGTGACCCTGTCCACCCAGTCCGTCAGCCCCTATTCCCTGGACCTGCCTTACACCATTGAAGACTTTGAATATCTGGGCGCTTTCGGCGCGTACACCTATGCCCTGCTGGTTCCCGCCGACTCTCCCTATCAGGACTTTGACGATCTGCTGGAGGCTACCAAGAGCGCACCGGTCCAGGTGTCCTATACCTCTAACCTCCACGAGATGCTGGCCCGCAAGATTGTGGCGGCTACTGAGGCTGATCTGGATACCGTGTACTACTCCTCCACCTCCGATGCCATTACCGACCTGCTGGGCGGCTTCATCCCCGTGGCTCTGGGCGATATCGCCTCCTATTCCTCCTATGTGACTTCGGGACAGCTCCGCGTGCTGGCCAGCTGCTCCGACGACCGCTGGCCTGTGGCCGAGGATGTCCCCACCTTGGTGGAGATGGGCTACGAGGGAGCTGCCATGAGCTCTTACCTGGGTCTCGCTGTGCCCAAGGGCACCGACCCTGCCATCGTCTCCTACCTCAGCGATCTTGTTTATCAGGTCGCCAGTGATCCTACTTTCCAGGACCGCCTGTTTGAGGTGACCAAGCTGCAATCCCTGGCCTATACCGGCGAGGAGATCAAGGCCATCTTCGAGCAGGTCTACGACGAGGCCGCCGAAATCTACGGCCCTATTGACTAACTTTTCCTCCATTTATTCCAACCTGCAAAGGCGGGCGCCGATATCGGCGCCCGCCTTTGCAGGTTTTCAGGAGAGAGGAAAAACGCGCGGGCCGGTCCCACCGGGAGCCAGCAATCAAAGATGTGCAAAAACGAATAAAAACGGAACACCCGTTGAAATCATAGTGATTTCAACGGGTGTTCCGTTTGGTGGAGATAAGCGGGATCGAACCGCTGACCTCTTGAATGCCATTCAAGCGCTCTCCCAGCTGAGCTATACCCCCAAAAAGCTGACCCTGCTCCAGAACAAGATGTCCTGCACAGAACATGTATTATTCTACCATCGGGCGATGAGCTTGTCAACAGAAAAATTTATTTTTCGGAGGGAAAATGCGGCGGCATAGAAATTTGAACATCAAACAAGATTGTGCAAGTTAACGGTTGACATTTTCTAGGATTCTGGTAAAATATCGATTAAATTATTTTAGTTAAATATATTTAATTAAAATAATAAAAACTAACCCGCGTGTTGCGAAAGGAGCGCATGACAATGTTTGAACAAATAAAAGCTGTGATCTTGGATTCTTTGAGCTGTGAGCCTGAAGATATCACGATGGAGGCCAGGCTGGTGGAGGATCTGGAGGCAGACTCTCTGGATGCCGTGGAGCTGAACATGGCGCTGGAGGAGGCCCTGGGATACTCTGTGGCGGACGAGGAGCTTCAAAATATGAAAACAGTGGGCGATATTGTCCGCTATCTGGAAACCCATCAGAGCTAAGACTTAAGACTCACGTGTGACGATTGCCTTGACGATCCGGCAGCGGACCGGGCCCTTTCGCTGGGACTGGAGCAAGTCCTGCGGGAGGGGGATTTTGCACAGAAAAGGTACGAAAAATTTCGCGGGATGGGCGCGCCCCGGTCCCGTAGGGAGGCCCCATGAGAGGATTGAAGATGATATCCACCGGTCGCTGTCTGCCC contains:
- a CDS encoding nitroreductase family protein, encoding MRSVREIILARRSIRRYLPTPLSRETVEELLEAGRYAPSGHNKQAWRFTAILDQKLLQELNQLVRAGFAALALGEDAPKELRDAKAKAERQGESYHFTYGAPCLIIASNDTSDPNAQASCACALENMFLVACEMGLGSCWVNQLHWLRDDLNLRKKLAELGVPEAHTICGSGVFGHPDGKVPGAPTRKEGTWSIIG
- a CDS encoding tripartite tricarboxylate transporter permease codes for the protein MDLFALMGQAFLSVLAPENLLYLVGGVIIGLIMGAIPGLTATMAIALIIPFTYYLTPTQSLIMLLAAYNAGTFGGSMSAILIGTPGTPAAAATVADGYALGKQGKAGKAIKTALFSSAFGCLFSSIVLMFVAQPIAKYALNFGPAEYTILMLFALTIIASAAGKSMIKGLLGGCLGLLFGCIGLDQGFTTPRLTFGILKLTSGVDLVVMMIGILAMSQILHSVESTGLGNARPNLPPPACKDDDRMTLKEAKSFLPHWLRSSALGCGIGALPGLGPALACYIGYDVGKKFSKHPEKFGKGSTEGVACSESANNAVCGANMIPLLALGVPGDTGAAILMGAFMVQGLTPGPLVFMESPDTVYNVYAGLILCNIALVVVALLTWRGFKAICSVSTSIIFPCVCLFCVVGVYALSSSLVDVWVMLFFSVVGYILTKFKFPLPTVIIGFILSPLFEKNFRRALVLGHGDPAMFFSSPLCIAFWAVTIVAVVLILRGKRKDKNLQDGL
- a CDS encoding type II toxin-antitoxin system RelE/ParE family toxin, with the translated sequence MNNLYLSPEAQDDLSEIKAYIAEDLENPQAALSTVTKITKTIRMLQEHALIGVPLSAIADVNSDYRYLISGSYMIFYRVTGKDVFIDRVLYGRRDYLRILFGDIAEDEISQL
- a CDS encoding tripartite tricarboxylate transporter TctB family protein yields the protein MSIQESKAEKMLGIFFVVLGILLVVAIIPWQIAAVETEWYNAPRFFPYVISGLMILLGVLLSWSGAKKKNMEGQETYSISKNGLMSVVVTLLLICIYVGALHFIPYLPCTIVALGALMWFFGQRDLRKLIPIAVILPVIVYFGFTELLKLRLP
- a CDS encoding type II toxin-antitoxin system prevent-host-death family antitoxin, whose protein sequence is MPNIKPISDLRNYTEVLHDVAVGAPVFLTKNGRGRYAIVDMHDYEKTQATLKLMNELAKGRKSGEEKGWLTLEAVEEHLGIAHE
- a CDS encoding 3-keto-5-aminohexanoate cleavage protein; amino-acid sequence: MKSKKLIITAALCGAGTMKSQTPYVPVTPEEIAADAVACAKAGASVIHIHVRDDEGKNTMETERFCHVVNLVREELAKANLDAVLNLTSSGSKFSEDMRLAHLPILKPEMCSYDPGSMNWANSYIFANSPSFLERLGTLCQKEAIKPECEVFDGGMMGNIEYYMKKGFLSSPIHYQFVLGVSGGMPGNADSLAYLLPKMLPGSTWSITGIGRDHLPCMLLGLAEGCDGLRVGLEDNIFLEKGVLATNAQLVERACKLVELAGRTIATAADARELLGLTKHV
- a CDS encoding sensor domain-containing diguanylate cyclase — its product is MKDARRRGLIRYLPVLILFLCYLAVCLGLFFWQVGNAIEKNTLQSLRSNVQRQCYHFRSMLDIQFSTLESLADHMGRQESLLASDNLDLLQSAIRGGEFSRTMLITPDGTGYSSDDAVTHVGQRAYFQQALAGHRAVSDPLESSLDGSNKVVLAVPVRDHAHRVLGVLGGAYDLGSLSQFPYSGTGYSFIVTTEGSMVSIDPRISIEENSDFFQYYSRMEVHSGNSMEQIRDDFQSGTSGYSLLSRGSDLRYLVYEPSGMGNGWMTCYVVSTDQALEDYRFIHQYEVILTAAFLVGMAVLLWYLLRSSFLERRALLRRAQSDPLTGLMNQAGTRESITDWLADGGCNGALLMLDLDHFKHVNDTWGHQVGDEVLRQAAAILQSHFRQGDIIGRMGGDEFMVLMRDIRDPGAVERNLERLRLQFHRLQIPEFPQIHITCSVGASLCPAHGQTFEVLYQRADHALYQSKRRGRDSWCIYRDERPT
- a CDS encoding DUF3888 domain-containing protein; translated protein: MRDTLPKPENLSALFLKLIIAVASPHIKQIFFDGERVCMIICFKRSKMILATIVVLLIIPAIMAVSKHICPEDTAKAVSTVFENQATSDKALVYLFMDRIQEQSDEFYAPYYTISSTIAYYFASVKEVREDGANLYITFSTLPYIGPHDTMGEDEIMFLINHSGEIAPAGLRHLRNYPLPDNLANIARGPLPPITND
- a CDS encoding sigma-54 interaction domain-containing protein, with protein sequence MPFSFDKSLLDNVDVGIVVYDKDGWVQFVNATHLKFSYYTYEDFQHFNTYDIYRSKVSNICLFDKAVKTKRPATAIQHTYHGRDDSSYDKLVTAIPILDEFGNIANVVSTFVDLNDFHTKYNTAQRESNITYDMSSSKKYQAQVIYGSGEMQRLLDTAKVIAATDVPVLITGESGTGKEVLANFIHNNSSRWESDMVVVDCASLPEHLLEAELFGYEKGAFTGANASGKRGLIEIADGGTLFLDEINSMPLALQGKLLRVLETQQVKRIGALKGKNIDFRIIAATNADLTTCIQDGAFRVDLYYRLNVMPLTIPPLRERTGDIIPLCKHFLSRAFKRYGKTKTLSPTAYQTLEHYDWPGNVRELKNFIERLVITSSDFSGEIHTIPPEMFGADANLSRLDRKPKVSSLSLSQSEEKELNDIVSALYRSGGNRSLAAEQLGVSRRTLQYKLKKYRIKVNMEPQVYIGETPAAKE
- a CDS encoding ketopantoate reductase family protein, producing MIQRIAVMGAGSLGTILGAYLSKAGRDVVLIDAYQAHVDALNQNGAHITGAVEMTVPVKAITPEQMEGQYDLFFYLAKQTYNDVAIPQMMAHMGEGSVICTGQNGLPERAVSKAVGVHRTLGSPVGWGATFMGPGCSALTSTSQAFYLGTLDGQITEKLLEVKSILEDMCPVHVSENLMGYRWTKLLVNCTFSGLSASFGCTFGDVLDDPRAVRLAVKLGAECIAVAKGCGVRMEPHSLAGDLDQVFVWGDEDTIARSVAAVRKGWEPHRKLVASMAQDLAHGRKCEIDAINGVASESGVDAHVPTPINDMVVHVVKGIQDGKWKGSFDNLKFFEGLY